A stretch of Equus przewalskii isolate Varuska chromosome 11, EquPr2, whole genome shotgun sequence DNA encodes these proteins:
- the SF1 gene encoding splicing factor 1 isoform X21 — MVALNPDFKPPADYKPPATRVSDKVMIPQDEYPEINFVGLLIGPRGNTLKNIEKECNAKIMIRGKGSVKEGKVGRKDGQMLPGEDEPLHALVTANTMENVKKAVEQIRNILKQGIETPEDQNDLRKMQLRELARLNGTLREDDNRILRPWQSSETRSITNTTVCTKCGGAGHIASDCKFQRPGDPQSAQDKARMDKEYLSLMAELGEAPVPASVGSTSGPATTPLASAPRPAAPANNPPPPSLMSTTQSRPPWMSSGPSESRPYHGMHGGGPGGPGGGPHSFPHPLPSLTGGHGGHPMQHNPNGPPPPWMQPPPPPMNQGPHPPGHHGPPPMGKSVPGKYACGLWGLSPASRKRYDAAAAYGHDAATAAAAQWAAPAPSLWSSSPMATAAAAASATPSAQQQYGFQYPLAMAAKIPPRGGDGPSHESEDFPRPLVTLPGRQPQQRPWWTGWFGKAA; from the exons ATGGTTGCTCTCAACCCTGATTTCAAGCCACCTGCAGACTACAA ACCTCCAGCAACACGTGTGAGCGATAAAGTAATGATTCCACAAGATGAGTATCCAGAAATCAACTTTGTGGGGCTGCTAATTGGGCCCAG AGGGAACACCTTGAAGAACATAGAGAAGGAGTGTAATGCCAAGATTATGATTCGGGGGAAAGGGTCTGTAAAAGAAGGGAAAGTTGGGCGCAAAGATGGCCAGATGTTGCCAGGAGAAGATGAGCCACTTCATGCCCTGGTGACTGCCAATACCATGGAAAATGTGAAGAAAGCAGTGGAACAG ATAAGAAACATCCTGAAGCAGGGTATTGAGACCCCTGAGGACCAGAATGATCTCCGGAAGATGCAGCTTCGGGAGTTGGCTCGCTTGAACGGGACCCTGCGGGAAGACGACAACAG GATCTTGAGACCCTGGCAGAGCTCAGAGACCCGCAGCATTACTAATACCACAGTGTGTACTAAGTGTGGAGGGGCTGGCCACATTGCTTCTGACTGCAAATTCCAAAG GCCTGGTGATCCTCAGTCTGCTCAGGATAAAGCGCGGATGGATAAAGAGTATCTGTCCCTCATGGCTGAGCTGGGTGAAGCGCCTGTACCGGCATCTGTGGGCTCCACCTCTGGGCCTGCCACCACCCCGCTGGCCAGCGCACCTCGGCCTGCTGCTCCCGCCAACAACCCACCTCCACCG TCTCTCATGTCCACCACACAGAGCCGCCCACCCTGGATGAGTTCCGGCCCTTCAGAGAGTCGGCCATACCATGGCATGCACGGAGGTGGTCCTGGTGGGCCTGGAGGTGGCCCCCACAGCTTCCCACACCCATTACCCAGCCTGACAGGTGGGCATGGTGGACATCCCATGCAGCACAACCCTAATGGACCCCCACCCCCTTGGATGCAGCCGCCACCGCCACCGATGAACCAGGGCCCCCACCCACCTGGGCACCATGGCCCTCCTCCAATGGGTAA ATCAGTACCTGGGAAGTACGCCTGTGGGCTCTGGGGTCTATCGCCTGCATCAAGGAAAAG GTATGATGCCGCCGCCGCCTATGGGCATGatgccgccaccgccgccgccgcccagtgggcagcccccgccccctccctctggTCCTCTTCCCCCatggcaacagcagcagcagcagcctccgCCACCCCCTCCGCCCAGCAGCAGTATGGCTTCCAGTACCCCCTTGCCATGGCAGCAAA GATCCCTCCCCGCGGCGGCGATGGCCCGAGCCATGAGAGTGAGGACTTTCCGCGCCCATTGGTGACCCTTCCAGGCAGACAGCCTCAGCAGCGCCCCTGGTGGACAGGATGGTTCGGCAAAGCAGCCTGA
- the SF1 gene encoding splicing factor 1 isoform X20 has protein sequence MVALNPDFKPPADYKPPATRVSDKVMIPQDEYPEINFVGLLIGPRGNTLKNIEKECNAKIMIRGKGSVKEGKVGRKDGQMLPGEDEPLHALVTANTMENVKKAVEQIRNILKQGIETPEDQNDLRKMQLRELARLNGTLREDDNRILRPWQSSETRSITNTTVCTKCGGAGHIASDCKFQRPGDPQSAQDKARMDKEYLSLMAELGEAPVPASVGSTSGPATTPLASAPRPAAPANNPPPPSRPPWMSSGPSESRPYHGMHGGGPGGPGGGPHSFPHPLPSLTGGHGGHPMQHNPNGPPPPWMQPPPPPMNQGPHPPGHHGPPPMDQYLGSTPVGSGVYRLHQGKGMMPPPPMGMMPPPPPPPSGQPPPPPSGPLPPWQQQQQQPPPPPPPSSSMASSTPLPWQQNTTTTTTSAGTGSIPPWQQQQAAAAASPGAPQMQGNPTMVPLPPGVQPPLPPGAPPPPPPPPPGSAGMMIPPRGGDGPSHESEDFPRPLVTLPGRQPQQRPWWTGWFGKAA, from the exons ATGGTTGCTCTCAACCCTGATTTCAAGCCACCTGCAGACTACAA ACCTCCAGCAACACGTGTGAGCGATAAAGTAATGATTCCACAAGATGAGTATCCAGAAATCAACTTTGTGGGGCTGCTAATTGGGCCCAG AGGGAACACCTTGAAGAACATAGAGAAGGAGTGTAATGCCAAGATTATGATTCGGGGGAAAGGGTCTGTAAAAGAAGGGAAAGTTGGGCGCAAAGATGGCCAGATGTTGCCAGGAGAAGATGAGCCACTTCATGCCCTGGTGACTGCCAATACCATGGAAAATGTGAAGAAAGCAGTGGAACAG ATAAGAAACATCCTGAAGCAGGGTATTGAGACCCCTGAGGACCAGAATGATCTCCGGAAGATGCAGCTTCGGGAGTTGGCTCGCTTGAACGGGACCCTGCGGGAAGACGACAACAG GATCTTGAGACCCTGGCAGAGCTCAGAGACCCGCAGCATTACTAATACCACAGTGTGTACTAAGTGTGGAGGGGCTGGCCACATTGCTTCTGACTGCAAATTCCAAAG GCCTGGTGATCCTCAGTCTGCTCAGGATAAAGCGCGGATGGATAAAGAGTATCTGTCCCTCATGGCTGAGCTGGGTGAAGCGCCTGTACCGGCATCTGTGGGCTCCACCTCTGGGCCTGCCACCACCCCGCTGGCCAGCGCACCTCGGCCTGCTGCTCCCGCCAACAACCCACCTCCACCG AGCCGCCCACCCTGGATGAGTTCCGGCCCTTCAGAGAGTCGGCCATACCATGGCATGCACGGAGGTGGTCCTGGTGGGCCTGGAGGTGGCCCCCACAGCTTCCCACACCCATTACCCAGCCTGACAGGTGGGCATGGTGGACATCCCATGCAGCACAACCCTAATGGACCCCCACCCCCTTGGATGCAGCCGCCACCGCCACCGATGAACCAGGGCCCCCACCCACCTGGGCACCATGGCCCTCCTCCAATGG ATCAGTACCTGGGAAGTACGCCTGTGGGCTCTGGGGTCTATCGCCTGCATCAAGGAAAAG GTATGATGCCGCCGCCGCCTATGGGCATGatgccgccaccgccgccgccgcccagtgggcagcccccgccccctccctctggTCCTCTTCCCCCatggcaacagcagcagcagcagcctccgCCACCCCCTCCGCCCAGCAGCAGTATGGCTTCCAGTACCCCCTTGCCATGGCAGCAAA ATACGACGACTACCACCACGAGCGCTGGCACAGGGTCCATCCCGCCATGGCAACAGCAGCAGGCGGCTGCCGCAGCTTCTCCAGGAGCCCCTCAGATGCAAGGCAACCCCACTATGGTGCCCCTGCCCCCCGGGGTCCAGCCGCCTCTGCCGCCCGgggcccctccccctccgccGCCTCCGCCGCCTGGTTCCGCCGGCATGAT GATCCCTCCCCGCGGCGGCGATGGCCCGAGCCATGAGAGTGAGGACTTTCCGCGCCCATTGGTGACCCTTCCAGGCAGACAGCCTCAGCAGCGCCCCTGGTGGACAGGATGGTTCGGCAAAGCAGCCTGA
- the SF1 gene encoding splicing factor 1 isoform X18 produces MVALNPDFKPPADYKPPATRVSDKVMIPQDEYPEINFVGLLIGPRGNTLKNIEKECNAKIMIRGKGSVKEGKVGRKDGQMLPGEDEPLHALVTANTMENVKKAVEQIRNILKQGIETPEDQNDLRKMQLRELARLNGTLREDDNRILRPWQSSETRSITNTTVCTKCGGAGHIASDCKFQRPGDPQSAQDKARMDKEYLSLMAELGEAPVPASVGSTSGPATTPLASAPRPAAPANNPPPPSLMSTTQSRPPWMSSGPSESRPYHGMHGGGPGGPGGGPHSFPHPLPSLTGGHGGHPMQHNPNGPPPPWMQPPPPPMNQGPHPPGHHGPPPMDQYLGSTPVGSGVYRLHQGKGMMPPPPMGMMPPPPPPPSGQPPPPPSGPLPPWQQQQQQPPPPPPPSSSMASSTPLPWQQNTTTTTTSAGTGSIPPWQQQQAAAAASPGAPQMQGNPTMVPLPPGVQPPLPPGAPPPPPPPPPGSAGMMIPPRGGDGPSHESEDFPRPLVTLPGRQPQQRPWWTGWFGKAA; encoded by the exons ATGGTTGCTCTCAACCCTGATTTCAAGCCACCTGCAGACTACAA ACCTCCAGCAACACGTGTGAGCGATAAAGTAATGATTCCACAAGATGAGTATCCAGAAATCAACTTTGTGGGGCTGCTAATTGGGCCCAG AGGGAACACCTTGAAGAACATAGAGAAGGAGTGTAATGCCAAGATTATGATTCGGGGGAAAGGGTCTGTAAAAGAAGGGAAAGTTGGGCGCAAAGATGGCCAGATGTTGCCAGGAGAAGATGAGCCACTTCATGCCCTGGTGACTGCCAATACCATGGAAAATGTGAAGAAAGCAGTGGAACAG ATAAGAAACATCCTGAAGCAGGGTATTGAGACCCCTGAGGACCAGAATGATCTCCGGAAGATGCAGCTTCGGGAGTTGGCTCGCTTGAACGGGACCCTGCGGGAAGACGACAACAG GATCTTGAGACCCTGGCAGAGCTCAGAGACCCGCAGCATTACTAATACCACAGTGTGTACTAAGTGTGGAGGGGCTGGCCACATTGCTTCTGACTGCAAATTCCAAAG GCCTGGTGATCCTCAGTCTGCTCAGGATAAAGCGCGGATGGATAAAGAGTATCTGTCCCTCATGGCTGAGCTGGGTGAAGCGCCTGTACCGGCATCTGTGGGCTCCACCTCTGGGCCTGCCACCACCCCGCTGGCCAGCGCACCTCGGCCTGCTGCTCCCGCCAACAACCCACCTCCACCG TCTCTCATGTCCACCACACAGAGCCGCCCACCCTGGATGAGTTCCGGCCCTTCAGAGAGTCGGCCATACCATGGCATGCACGGAGGTGGTCCTGGTGGGCCTGGAGGTGGCCCCCACAGCTTCCCACACCCATTACCCAGCCTGACAGGTGGGCATGGTGGACATCCCATGCAGCACAACCCTAATGGACCCCCACCCCCTTGGATGCAGCCGCCACCGCCACCGATGAACCAGGGCCCCCACCCACCTGGGCACCATGGCCCTCCTCCAATGG ATCAGTACCTGGGAAGTACGCCTGTGGGCTCTGGGGTCTATCGCCTGCATCAAGGAAAAG GTATGATGCCGCCGCCGCCTATGGGCATGatgccgccaccgccgccgccgcccagtgggcagcccccgccccctccctctggTCCTCTTCCCCCatggcaacagcagcagcagcagcctccgCCACCCCCTCCGCCCAGCAGCAGTATGGCTTCCAGTACCCCCTTGCCATGGCAGCAAA ATACGACGACTACCACCACGAGCGCTGGCACAGGGTCCATCCCGCCATGGCAACAGCAGCAGGCGGCTGCCGCAGCTTCTCCAGGAGCCCCTCAGATGCAAGGCAACCCCACTATGGTGCCCCTGCCCCCCGGGGTCCAGCCGCCTCTGCCGCCCGgggcccctccccctccgccGCCTCCGCCGCCTGGTTCCGCCGGCATGAT GATCCCTCCCCGCGGCGGCGATGGCCCGAGCCATGAGAGTGAGGACTTTCCGCGCCCATTGGTGACCCTTCCAGGCAGACAGCCTCAGCAGCGCCCCTGGTGGACAGGATGGTTCGGCAAAGCAGCCTGA
- the SF1 gene encoding splicing factor 1 isoform X22 — MVALNPDFKPPADYKPPATRVSDKVMIPQDEYPEINFVGLLIGPRGNTLKNIEKECNAKIMIRGKGSVKEGKVGRKDGQMLPGEDEPLHALVTANTMENVKKAVEQIRNILKQGIETPEDQNDLRKMQLRELARLNGTLREDDNRILRPWQSSETRSITNTTVCTKCGGAGHIASDCKFQRPGDPQSAQDKARMDKEYLSLMAELGEAPVPASVGSTSGPATTPLASAPRPAAPANNPPPPSLMSTTQSRPPWMSSGPSESRPYHGMHGGGPGGPGGGPHSFPHPLPSLTGGHGGHPMQHNPNGPPPPWMQPPPPPMNQGPHPPGHHGPPPMDQYLGSTPVGSGVYRLHQGKGMMPPPPMGMMPPPPPPPSGQPPPPPSGPLPPWQQQQQQPPPPPPPSSSMASSTPLPWQQRSLPAAAMARAMRVRTFRAHW, encoded by the exons ATGGTTGCTCTCAACCCTGATTTCAAGCCACCTGCAGACTACAA ACCTCCAGCAACACGTGTGAGCGATAAAGTAATGATTCCACAAGATGAGTATCCAGAAATCAACTTTGTGGGGCTGCTAATTGGGCCCAG AGGGAACACCTTGAAGAACATAGAGAAGGAGTGTAATGCCAAGATTATGATTCGGGGGAAAGGGTCTGTAAAAGAAGGGAAAGTTGGGCGCAAAGATGGCCAGATGTTGCCAGGAGAAGATGAGCCACTTCATGCCCTGGTGACTGCCAATACCATGGAAAATGTGAAGAAAGCAGTGGAACAG ATAAGAAACATCCTGAAGCAGGGTATTGAGACCCCTGAGGACCAGAATGATCTCCGGAAGATGCAGCTTCGGGAGTTGGCTCGCTTGAACGGGACCCTGCGGGAAGACGACAACAG GATCTTGAGACCCTGGCAGAGCTCAGAGACCCGCAGCATTACTAATACCACAGTGTGTACTAAGTGTGGAGGGGCTGGCCACATTGCTTCTGACTGCAAATTCCAAAG GCCTGGTGATCCTCAGTCTGCTCAGGATAAAGCGCGGATGGATAAAGAGTATCTGTCCCTCATGGCTGAGCTGGGTGAAGCGCCTGTACCGGCATCTGTGGGCTCCACCTCTGGGCCTGCCACCACCCCGCTGGCCAGCGCACCTCGGCCTGCTGCTCCCGCCAACAACCCACCTCCACCG TCTCTCATGTCCACCACACAGAGCCGCCCACCCTGGATGAGTTCCGGCCCTTCAGAGAGTCGGCCATACCATGGCATGCACGGAGGTGGTCCTGGTGGGCCTGGAGGTGGCCCCCACAGCTTCCCACACCCATTACCCAGCCTGACAGGTGGGCATGGTGGACATCCCATGCAGCACAACCCTAATGGACCCCCACCCCCTTGGATGCAGCCGCCACCGCCACCGATGAACCAGGGCCCCCACCCACCTGGGCACCATGGCCCTCCTCCAATGG ATCAGTACCTGGGAAGTACGCCTGTGGGCTCTGGGGTCTATCGCCTGCATCAAGGAAAAG GTATGATGCCGCCGCCGCCTATGGGCATGatgccgccaccgccgccgccgcccagtgggcagcccccgccccctccctctggTCCTCTTCCCCCatggcaacagcagcagcagcagcctccgCCACCCCCTCCGCCCAGCAGCAGTATGGCTTCCAGTACCCCCTTGCCATGGCAGCAAA GATCCCTCCCCGCGGCGGCGATGGCCCGAGCCATGAGAGTGAGGACTTTCCGCGCCCATTGGTGA
- the SF1 gene encoding splicing factor 1 isoform X17, with translation MVALNPDFKPPADYKPPATRVSDKVMIPQDEYPEINFVGLLIGPRGNTLKNIEKECNAKIMIRGKGSVKEGKVGRKDGQMLPGEDEPLHALVTANTMENVKKAVEQIRNILKQGIETPEDQNDLRKMQLRELARLNGTLREDDNRILRPWQSSETRSITNTTVCTKCGGAGHIASDCKFQRPGDPQSAQDKARMDKEYLSLMAELGEAPVPASVGSTSGPATTPLASAPRPAAPANNPPPPSLMSTTQSRPPWMSSGPSESRPYHGMHGGGPGGPGGGPHSFPHPLPSLTGGHGGHPMQHNPNGPPPPWMQPPPPPMNQGPHPPGHHGPPPMDQYLGSTPVGSGVYRLHQGKGMMPPPPMGMMPPPPPPPSGQPPPPPSGPLPPWQQQQQQPPPPPPPSSSMASSTPLPWQQNTTTTTTSAGTGSIPPWQQQQAAAAASPGAPQMQGNPTMVPLPPGVQPPLPPGAPPPPPPPPPGSAGMMYAPPPPPPPPMDPSNFVTMMGMGVAGMPPFGMPPAPPPPPPQN, from the exons ATGGTTGCTCTCAACCCTGATTTCAAGCCACCTGCAGACTACAA ACCTCCAGCAACACGTGTGAGCGATAAAGTAATGATTCCACAAGATGAGTATCCAGAAATCAACTTTGTGGGGCTGCTAATTGGGCCCAG AGGGAACACCTTGAAGAACATAGAGAAGGAGTGTAATGCCAAGATTATGATTCGGGGGAAAGGGTCTGTAAAAGAAGGGAAAGTTGGGCGCAAAGATGGCCAGATGTTGCCAGGAGAAGATGAGCCACTTCATGCCCTGGTGACTGCCAATACCATGGAAAATGTGAAGAAAGCAGTGGAACAG ATAAGAAACATCCTGAAGCAGGGTATTGAGACCCCTGAGGACCAGAATGATCTCCGGAAGATGCAGCTTCGGGAGTTGGCTCGCTTGAACGGGACCCTGCGGGAAGACGACAACAG GATCTTGAGACCCTGGCAGAGCTCAGAGACCCGCAGCATTACTAATACCACAGTGTGTACTAAGTGTGGAGGGGCTGGCCACATTGCTTCTGACTGCAAATTCCAAAG GCCTGGTGATCCTCAGTCTGCTCAGGATAAAGCGCGGATGGATAAAGAGTATCTGTCCCTCATGGCTGAGCTGGGTGAAGCGCCTGTACCGGCATCTGTGGGCTCCACCTCTGGGCCTGCCACCACCCCGCTGGCCAGCGCACCTCGGCCTGCTGCTCCCGCCAACAACCCACCTCCACCG TCTCTCATGTCCACCACACAGAGCCGCCCACCCTGGATGAGTTCCGGCCCTTCAGAGAGTCGGCCATACCATGGCATGCACGGAGGTGGTCCTGGTGGGCCTGGAGGTGGCCCCCACAGCTTCCCACACCCATTACCCAGCCTGACAGGTGGGCATGGTGGACATCCCATGCAGCACAACCCTAATGGACCCCCACCCCCTTGGATGCAGCCGCCACCGCCACCGATGAACCAGGGCCCCCACCCACCTGGGCACCATGGCCCTCCTCCAATGG ATCAGTACCTGGGAAGTACGCCTGTGGGCTCTGGGGTCTATCGCCTGCATCAAGGAAAAG GTATGATGCCGCCGCCGCCTATGGGCATGatgccgccaccgccgccgccgcccagtgggcagcccccgccccctccctctggTCCTCTTCCCCCatggcaacagcagcagcagcagcctccgCCACCCCCTCCGCCCAGCAGCAGTATGGCTTCCAGTACCCCCTTGCCATGGCAGCAAA ATACGACGACTACCACCACGAGCGCTGGCACAGGGTCCATCCCGCCATGGCAACAGCAGCAGGCGGCTGCCGCAGCTTCTCCAGGAGCCCCTCAGATGCAAGGCAACCCCACTATGGTGCCCCTGCCCCCCGGGGTCCAGCCGCCTCTGCCGCCCGgggcccctccccctccgccGCCTCCGCCGCCTGGTTCCGCCGGCATGATGTatgccccaccccctcctcctccgcctcccaTGGACCCTTCTAACTTTGTCACCATGATGGGCATGGGGGTGGCGGGCATGCCGCCCTTCGGGATGCCTCCAGCTCCCCCACCGCCTCCACCACAGAACTAG
- the SF1 gene encoding splicing factor 1 isoform X19, which produces MVALNPDFKPPADYKPPATRVSDKVMIPQDEYPEINFVGLLIGPRGNTLKNIEKECNAKIMIRGKGSVKEGKVGRKDGQMLPGEDEPLHALVTANTMENVKKAVEQIRNILKQGIETPEDQNDLRKMQLRELARLNGTLREDDNRILRPWQSSETRSITNTTVCTKCGGAGHIASDCKFQRPGDPQSAQDKARMDKEYLSLMAELGEAPVPASVGSTSGPATTPLASAPRPAAPANNPPPPSRPPWMSSGPSESRPYHGMHGGGPGGPGGGPHSFPHPLPSLTGGHGGHPMQHNPNGPPPPWMQPPPPPMNQGPHPPGHHGPPPMDQYLGSTPVGSGVYRLHQGKGMMPPPPMGMMPPPPPPPSGQPPPPPSGPLPPWQQQQQQPPPPPPPSSSMASSTPLPWQQNTTTTTTSAGTGSIPPWQQQQAAAAASPGAPQMQGNPTMVPLPPGVQPPLPPGAPPPPPPPPPGSAGMMYAPPPPPPPPMDPSNFVTMMGMGVAGMPPFGMPPAPPPPPPQN; this is translated from the exons ATGGTTGCTCTCAACCCTGATTTCAAGCCACCTGCAGACTACAA ACCTCCAGCAACACGTGTGAGCGATAAAGTAATGATTCCACAAGATGAGTATCCAGAAATCAACTTTGTGGGGCTGCTAATTGGGCCCAG AGGGAACACCTTGAAGAACATAGAGAAGGAGTGTAATGCCAAGATTATGATTCGGGGGAAAGGGTCTGTAAAAGAAGGGAAAGTTGGGCGCAAAGATGGCCAGATGTTGCCAGGAGAAGATGAGCCACTTCATGCCCTGGTGACTGCCAATACCATGGAAAATGTGAAGAAAGCAGTGGAACAG ATAAGAAACATCCTGAAGCAGGGTATTGAGACCCCTGAGGACCAGAATGATCTCCGGAAGATGCAGCTTCGGGAGTTGGCTCGCTTGAACGGGACCCTGCGGGAAGACGACAACAG GATCTTGAGACCCTGGCAGAGCTCAGAGACCCGCAGCATTACTAATACCACAGTGTGTACTAAGTGTGGAGGGGCTGGCCACATTGCTTCTGACTGCAAATTCCAAAG GCCTGGTGATCCTCAGTCTGCTCAGGATAAAGCGCGGATGGATAAAGAGTATCTGTCCCTCATGGCTGAGCTGGGTGAAGCGCCTGTACCGGCATCTGTGGGCTCCACCTCTGGGCCTGCCACCACCCCGCTGGCCAGCGCACCTCGGCCTGCTGCTCCCGCCAACAACCCACCTCCACCG AGCCGCCCACCCTGGATGAGTTCCGGCCCTTCAGAGAGTCGGCCATACCATGGCATGCACGGAGGTGGTCCTGGTGGGCCTGGAGGTGGCCCCCACAGCTTCCCACACCCATTACCCAGCCTGACAGGTGGGCATGGTGGACATCCCATGCAGCACAACCCTAATGGACCCCCACCCCCTTGGATGCAGCCGCCACCGCCACCGATGAACCAGGGCCCCCACCCACCTGGGCACCATGGCCCTCCTCCAATGG ATCAGTACCTGGGAAGTACGCCTGTGGGCTCTGGGGTCTATCGCCTGCATCAAGGAAAAG GTATGATGCCGCCGCCGCCTATGGGCATGatgccgccaccgccgccgccgcccagtgggcagcccccgccccctccctctggTCCTCTTCCCCCatggcaacagcagcagcagcagcctccgCCACCCCCTCCGCCCAGCAGCAGTATGGCTTCCAGTACCCCCTTGCCATGGCAGCAAA ATACGACGACTACCACCACGAGCGCTGGCACAGGGTCCATCCCGCCATGGCAACAGCAGCAGGCGGCTGCCGCAGCTTCTCCAGGAGCCCCTCAGATGCAAGGCAACCCCACTATGGTGCCCCTGCCCCCCGGGGTCCAGCCGCCTCTGCCGCCCGgggcccctccccctccgccGCCTCCGCCGCCTGGTTCCGCCGGCATGATGTatgccccaccccctcctcctccgcctcccaTGGACCCTTCTAACTTTGTCACCATGATGGGCATGGGGGTGGCGGGCATGCCGCCCTTCGGGATGCCTCCAGCTCCCCCACCGCCTCCACCACAGAACTAG